The DNA segment GTGCCTTCAGTAATAAAAACCTTGCATCATGGTTTTTGTTTTAACACTCTGcttctttattaattttcttcatagaattGACTTTGCCCAAGTTGTACTtgctaaataaataattcatgatCTATAGTGTACAGGTAATGCCAGAAAATTCTACTCGATTCCTTCTAGTTTAGGTTACTTGAGGcagaaaactaaatataaataatgtgttactcttcttatttttttttattgtgcatgTTTTGGTATATTAAAATGCACTATCCTTTTAGGAAACTTCTCTAGAACTTCCAGGAATTCACATGACAGTTGGGCATTACAGACTATGTAAGCTGCCCGAAGGCAGGGATCACAAGGAGTGACATGAATATGAAAAACTTCCAAATTCCATGCAGCGTTTCAAATTAAGAGTTCCCAGGTGTTTCTCTCCTTTGTTGTCTTGGAGGAGCTGGGTGCTTCAAAGAGTTTGTCTTCGTGGTACCAAAGTTGACCTCTGCTTCTATTGTGTAATAGCATTTTCAGCTTTATATAACACCTAACCATATTTTTTGGCTTTGTGAATCTTAAAACTACAGGAGATTCCACACCTTCTGCTTTTAAGGCTTACGTTGTGCGTTTTGTATTTGGGGTGCATatttcaaattcctttaaaaccGAGTATTATTTGAGAAGTGGCCAGACAGGTGAGTGACACAGacctttaaaaattctgtattttgaagtaattttatCTAGAAGCTTTCTTGGGAATAGTCTTGCAGTTTCAAAGCAAGTTTAGGAATTCCTTTTTCACCTTTGTTTGCCATGGCAACAAACTGTATGTGGTTTAAGGAAGACCATCCATCTTGTAAAATTCTGGTTCTCCTGCCTTGTATAGTTGCTTCCGCTGTTGTCGTCATCAGTTTCCTTGGCTCTAAAGAATGTTACGTATTTATTGATTGCAGTTTACAAAATTTGTATAAAATCTGTTGTAAATAGTAGGAGAAAAGTACTGCTGGCTAGATGGGAACGGTAGTCTTTGATGCTGGCTAATTTTGTTTGGTTGTGAGGTGTtcgttgttggttgtttttttttatttattttaactctgTGCATATCCTACCAATGTGTGGAAACTTTCATATCCCCCCTGCCACATGCATAGGATCTAACACCATGTATTTCTGCAAGAAGTATGACGCAATAGGAGCAGACTTGTAGATTCGGTTAGCGCTGAGGACCTGATATCAACACTACATGTATTTGGGCTAGCTATAATCTGGTCCCACGGACTGAATGGTGACTGACTGCTGGTTTAAGTGCactggttttgtgcctggagcaCACTTTAAAGCTTAGTTTCATCTGAAAGAATCGTTTGCTCACTGTACTGTGCAGTGTGAGTTACAGAGGACTGTCGAGAAAAGCAGGATCCAGATCCAAACTAAAACATTACACTGACACGCCCTACATCTATTACAATTTATCCTACAGAGCCGTGGGTCTTTTGATGTAAATTGAAATTGCTCTTAATTTACATGCTGAAAGTCTGCAGTTTGAATGGCTGTGGCAGACAAGGTGATGACCATCACATACAAACatgttttttcttataaaatCCAAACTAATGATAGCTCATTTGTGCCTCTAGCTTAAAATGGCTATAACTAAACCGACAAAATAAGACACTTCAGTTGCTTGTTTGTAATAGTTAAAACTCTTTAGCTGCTAACACTGTTTGACTAATTTCCTTAGGAGTAAAAGTTTTGAAATCATGATGGTTTTTGTTGGCTTGAAGTAAAGCTTTTCAGTCTAACATGTAAGCTCTGTACAATGTGGCGGCACAGGATTTCTTTATAGAACTCACTACAAAGTTGACCCTAGCAACATAATATAATTAATTGCAGAATTATAAAATACTAGAGCTAAAAGTGTAAAGAACAAAACTATTATACTAAAAGTGTACTTGGATTTGTTTTTATGCTAACGTTTTGAAACCTTTTCTGGTGGTTGCAGGTGGCACTTCATATTTCACTATGGACCGGTTTGAAGACGTATCAGATGGTGAAGTGGATCATGCTTTCTTTGACAGTGAttttgaggaagagaaaaagaaagctgaagaaaatggtgAACGTatagaggaggaagagaaaaagaaagctgaagaaaatggtgAACGTatagaggaggaagagaaaaagaaagctgaagaaaatggtgAATGTatagaggaggaagagaaaaagaaagctgaagaaaatggtgAATGTATAGAGAAAGGAAGTACAAATGCAGCTCTTGCAGACCCTGATTTGGTTTCTAACTCAAAGGATGCAAAGTGTTGTGAGaaggaaagtgaagaaaagcagaaagacttgCAGAAGGATCAGCCCCTAGAAAATAGGGCAGATCATCTTGGAGATGCTTCTTCTTTGTCAGTTTCTCCAGTTGTGGAGAATGCAGGTACATCTGGAGTGACATCTGCAGCAAGTAGGGGAGCACAAGAGAATATTCCTGCTGGAATCCCCAAAATAGTTAAAGAAGGTGAAGAAGATTATTATACAGATGAAGAAGATAGCAGTGACGATGGCAAAAAGCAGAAGGTTAGACCAAAGTCAGCTAAGCAGTCAAACAACATAAAAAAGGCTAGCAAAAAATATACTAATGTtagctcctcctcctcttcttcatcctcctcatcctcatcctcctcatcctcaagCTCAGATACAGATTGTTCTGATACAGATTCCGATAGCTGTTTATCAGATTCATCTCATTCTTCCTCAAAGAGGAATGCCTGTAGGAACGCTCTTCTGTCTCCAAAACAAAAATTCAAGTCAGCAATGAAATtagcagaaggaaaaccaaagctTGGTGACTACTTGGAGGAGTCTGAAGACACCGTGACTGACGTAACACCTCTGTCGACTCCAGACATCAGTCCTATCCAGTCTTTTGAACTTGCAGCATCAAAtgataagaaattaaaaataaaaagacaggaaaatgtgAACCAAGAATTATATGGTAATTTTGAAGAATTTAAGTACAACATGAAATTTGTAAAAACTATGAGGCTGGGAAATCCAATcttatgtctgtatttttttcattagattcCGAGTTTGATCGCAGATATAGTCGAAAAGTCTTGCATGATGCCATGGACCTGAATCAGCTTTTGAAAGGtgacttttaaattttctttttacaaagtaTCACATCTGCACATTGTTGAAAACAATTAAGTTCTAATAGAAGAAAATGAGGTTTTAAAGTGCCacgtgtatttttaaaactggtttGTGATTAAGCTGTGTTGATCTAATTCTTTGAATTCTTACGTATATAAATAGTACTGATTCTGCAGTGGAAAGAAGCAGCATGTATATGGGCATGTGTTGATATGCATATACCTAGAAGTAAGATATATAGGGGGGGTGAATCTCTAAATAAGATTTGATATATTAACAAATTGAATAATAAAACCGCACATGCGTTTTGAGAAATCAAGGTTTACTGGACTATGCCACAAGCTAAATATCTAAATTGAAACACCAACCTTTCTGATAAAATTCTGGATTGAAAGGCAGTTCAAAGCTACACTATGTGATGTAGTTTTAAATAGTATTCATCTATTTAAACTTCTGGTACCTTTTTGATAATGAAACGGAATTACTTGAAATCGTTTTTCTGAACTAAGTGTCTGCCTTCTAAAATACCATAAAGTTGAGTaaaggttaaaaattaaaagaaaaaggttaaaaattaaagagaaaaataacataatttttaCTAAAACTTGAGCGGTTGCTTCTTGCCAATAGATTTAATAAATCTTAATAATAAAGTCTAAGAGAGAGAACTTGGTATCTCTTTCACTGCATTCATTGCAAACCTTCACTGTATAGGGTGAGAATGCAATGAATAATTTCATGTGTATATCTTGAGGTCTACACAGTGCCTTTGCGCTTGTTTTCATGGCCTGGAGTTTTCAGTAGCAAAATCTATAGAATAAAAGAGGCTTGGCTCATGAAACCTGCTGATCTCGAGTGAGAAAAGCCTGTTACAGTCTGTCTGGTACATTTCAACCCAAGTTTGCTGTATTGCAGTAGGTCTGGCATGAATAAAACGGTGCGTGTCATCTTTCTTCAGTTTGCACCTTAAAAGACTGAGTAAGGGTTCAAAAATATATTGTATGCATCACTTAAATTTCCTATGAGTAGAAACAAGGATTTGACTTGTGTGGAAATTCTTCTGATGGTAAGAAAAGCAGAGCTATCCATCAAGAAAGGTAGAGCTGATTCTCATCTCTGACAGTCCTAGTGCTCCAGCAACTCTTTTGTACTAGAAGAGGCTCCAAGCACTTGTCAATGTTGTTAGAAGAGTTGTTGCTAGGCAATTGAAATTATGATGTCCTACATCTTTATTTGTTCCCTGATAGCAAAAAGCTATTTAATAACTGGTGATTATGGAAGGATTCATACCATCCCTAAAACAAATGGGTATTATAGCTCAGAGTAAGTATTCTCAGAGATGAATCTCTGGTGGCAGTGGGGGGGAGTTTTTcccaaaactgaaaaacaattctaaataacaataataaagatTGAGTAATGAGAAGTAGAATTCATATAGTCTGGCAGCTAATGTTCCTGATTAACATGCATATTACTCCCAAGTGCCTCTCTAAATTGGCAAGCACAACATAGCTTAATTACTTTGGGTATTTTGAAGTTTAAATGGGGCAGGATTATTAATGGTGGAAAGTAACTAGTCTGGGAAAATAGGAGCTAATCTTATTCTGAGTTATTGCTTCCAGGTTGTTCtatactcataaaaaaaaaaagtgcaaatcaTTCCCCCTTGGTCTGCATTAAATGTTCATCAAAACTGCATAGGCATGAACATTGCTTCGAGTGAGAACGGTATAAGCCCAGACCTCAGTGCATGAAAGAGTATTTAAATGATTATCAGGATGTCTCAGATTTGGTTTTAAAGTATAATAATCTTCCAGTAATCTATACTGATGaagcattttgtttaaaatgtttgtcaAGTATGCTGGTAATATAGCTGGGCCTAAGCATTTACAGGAGTTATGTGAGTTTAATTTCCCAAGATCCCCACAAACTTGCAGAATTTCAGTGTGATCTGTTACTGTGTTGTTTCTAGGGGGCGTGCAAGTAATTAATCTTGTACAATTCTGTGCACTGGTAACGTGAACACTTGGGAAGACTACAATctcttggattaaaaaaaaaatcacaagaacaaagagagggaagaaatctGTTAAAAGCGCATGGTGCTCAAAGAACAAATTGAGGACTAGAACAAGACTAGATATTAAGCAGTGAGGTAGTTCGTGTATCTTAAAATAGAATTcatttgaagcatttaaaaaaaaaaagcatggcagTTAAATTAAAAAGGAGTTGAAATAGTTTTTCCTCTGTTATATGCCCTTGATACATATTTGTGCTCATATTGCAAACTGTTCATTTttgtaagcattttaaaaaatcatatttagatTAAAAACATTATCATGCCCTTACATCTCCTAAAGCTATGCTGCTGCTTGATAGAAGCCGAATTTTAAGTTATGCTATTCTGAGTAATTTGAAATCTTGCAAATAACATAATTCTAGTTGGAAATCTCATAGTCTCCATGCTGTATATTGTGCTTTGAATGCTTTTTAGGTGAGTATTGCTGTGCAACTTTATCACatattttagaaatattcttTAGTGACCAGAATGCCGAATAAGAGTTTGATAAAGATATGTGGTAACACTTGGTTACTACATCTGAAAGTTGTCATTTTATGTATGCTGTTACCGAAGTGAGCATTACCAGGTACTGCAACTTGCTATGCAGCCTCCCTTCGCCTTACGGAAAATAACTGAACTAGTTTTAGTCAAAATGGCAGAAATCTACTTGGTATCAGTAGCTGTGGGCAAAGTGAAGATCATAGTTGAAAACTGGAGAGAAGCAGGTTCTGCATGTTGCCAAAGACAAAGCATATGAATGTAGTGCTTATGTTGGCATTTATTAGACAGGAATTGAGTCCTGtttcaaagggaaggaagaagtacAGTAAAATGTGCAGTTTTCAGAACTTGTATGGTTGTATTGGCATGGCTTTGCATGTGTGCTGATGTAGGAGGAGCGTGTGAAGAGTAGAGCATTCTTGAAAGCAGATGCAGCATGAAGGAAGACAGATAAACCTGTGCAGTGAAGAAATTGTGGAGCCCGGGTATCAGTGAGCTACCACGTTAAGGTATGGGGTGCATGCTCACGCTGTTTCAGTTTTAAGTTTGCAGTGGAAAAAGCATCGCTAGAAACTGCAGGCCAGAGTGAAAGCAGAGATGGTGCAGGGTGGATGGGTAAACTCAGAACTTTTTGGATCGATCTGTGTTGGTGCGCAGTTCAGAGTGGCCTGGAGTTCAGGTGGAGGGAGCAGCTTCCTGCAGCACCCTCCCCAAGGAGTGGGGCCAGCCTCCCTCGCTTGTACTgaagccctgcagctgcagagcctgGAATACTACAACCAGCCTGTGTCATGTTACAGTCTAGGTCTACCTGGACCATCTTATTCAAGTTACTGCACTTAGTGATGACTCTTATTCCTGCATCGTGCATGAAAATTCTTAGGTGTAGCTGTGAACTGCTGAATTGTTTCTCTTGCTAGTGTTTTTTACTTCTGTTCATGAAAATCACTTGCTATTTGGGTGACGTGCTTacttaaaatgtatataaatgcTAAACATATGAGGCTTGAATCCTCTCATTTTTAAGACATAAAGTCAATGTCTTTACATCATTTCATTGCAATGCTAAGACTGATGTCATATAGCTGTTGTCATTATGGTTTATAAGAACTATTGTAGCACTATGGAGTCAGCCATGCTACATAGGAATCTAAATATCTTATCAGTGTGGCCGAGAACATAACTACTCACAATTTCAGTTACTGAAGGTTAGTAGGGTTTATATTTTACTGACCTCTCCTTGCCctttacctctctttttttttttttgctatctgcatggaaaaaaatataggtGTGATTATAATTTTTCAGATAGAAATACAATTCTTCACTTGCTCCATGATGTTATATAGATTTTTGTATGTAATTCTTTTGTGAGTCAATGCTGTTTCCACTTCGCTATAAACCTTAAAGatctttcagaaaattaaaataactaagAGCAATATTCAAAACCCATAATAATAAATGTCAGAGTTGTCTCCTCTGCTGTACTCTTGAGTAATCTGAAcacaaaaagagaattaaatatgCCAATGCAAAGAAATAGATTGTCAAAAATTGGTTTTGGAAGTGCTTTCGTAAAGCTTCACATTAGAAAGGTAGGAATAAAAAATTTAGagatttttctgatgctgttttgctTGATCCTATGTCTTGATCCAACGGCCCATGTAATTTTAAGGAATTGAGGTTATGCAGTTAGAGATGGGTTAAGCATACAAGTGTGAACTAAGCACTCACCCATTTCCATCCCATTATGCTACAGACTTGCTCTCTGTCTTTAAGCAAGTCTTTTGGTTTCTGTAGCTCACAATAGAGAGTTCTGTAGTAAAAATGCTGTGTGTCTCTTTATCTGAATTTATGGTGGGTATCAATACACTAGTAATGGGATTGCACAAGGTATATAGAGTGCCACAGAATTtagcactttgttttcttctccgtAAAATGGGGTTGATACCTGCTTATTTTACACGAGTGTCTGTGAGAATTAGTCTGTAAATCCATGGCATTAGCTATTATTAACTTGAGGAGGTGGTGTGATGGGGTAAGTAGGACAATGGGCCACAGGCTGAAGACCTGAATTCCATCTTTGAAGCTCTCGCTGACCTATATGCTCTCTGATAAacctttgctgcttctgtgcctTAAACTTTCTGTTGTAAAATAGTCAGAGCTCACTTGTTGAAAAGCACTGTGATATAAATATCATTATTGTGAAAGTAAAAGCTCTGTGTTTCCGAATAAAAGCTATTGTAGAAAACTAAATAGTGGCTTCAGCTGAACATGTAGcaattgctttaattttattttttttgctataatttgTCACTCAGGAAATAGATTAAGTTTTTTATAACTGAAACTTTCTCCTCAGGGATATGTTGTCTGTGTGCTTGTTCATGCTGAACTAGTATATTTGTAGAATAACTGTTAAACAATATCTAAATGTAAAGTAGACtcttaaatatatacataatacCCGAACTCTACAGCTGAACTAAATGTGCATAGCTTTTTCACTAAGTTTTGTTTAGTTTGTGTGTTCATAGTTTGGTCTaattgtgtgtgtatgcatatacatACTCATCGTTTTCGCAGGTCTAGTAACTCATGTTAAGGTAGAAGAGCAATTATCAGCTTATTCTTATACGTAGAGtttgaaaacagtttgaaaatcTTTAAGATTGGAAAGAAATCCAGACTTCCCCAACATCCGTAAGAAAACGTAgtttgggggggagggaaaatTCTGCACCTGTAAGGTATCTGTTGTCTTTCTCATGACATCAAGAAATAACTTGCAGCCCTATTTAAGCATATTTAAATAGGGAAAATTTATACTTGAAAAGCACGttctccctttcttaaaaaacatCAAATAATGAAACTTCCAAAATCCTTTTTAAAGAGTTCTGTGACATGAAATAATGTATATTCTAGAAATATTTGTTTAGAGATACTACAGTGAAATGGTTTTAGATTGAAACTAGTAGACATTGATGAAGAACTGTGATTTaatccttttgtatttttcagttgtgttacAGATGTAGTAGTAGAGCACTATACAACAAAACACCAAGCAAACTCAAAAGTGTAAGCACTGAAGCAATTTAATGCATTTTCCTCTACTGGGATTGCACCAGATACACTGAAACATGCATGATTTTAATTTTAGCCTTAATGGCATTAGGACAGCTGTATCATCCTGTCCTAATGCGTTCGACTTGCTAATTATCATTTGTATTTTATAGAAGGTTTGGCCTTTCTCACTCCGCAAGGTCATTTCAATGCTTACAAAACTGAAAGCAATAAACAGCTTGTTTACTGCTTAAAAGAAAGTCAGGTGTCTCTCCATGGAAACCAGCTTTCATAGAAATCCTGTGAATACCAgcgaattttcttttcctgcttaccAGTAAATGAGAAGTAGAACTGCACGCTGTGCAAGTCTTTATGCAAATGGTGCTGCTCGTTTATCGCCCTCCCCCCAGTTACTGATTTATAAGAATGAAGTGGTAAGTAGGATTTAGCTGAATTACTACCCACCAATAGAGTATGAAGCTAcagtaaataatatttaatagttCCAAGGCTTACAAACCCTTTAGAACCTTAAATCATAACCTTAAACTGTAGTGTTGGCTCGTGTTGTCATTGGCCTCTGCAAAAATAGTCAGATAAACCATTCAAACACTTATGCTTTGTGATTAAAGAGTGTAGAAGCATTACTGAATAAATTGTTGAAATAACTTTGAAACTCAAATGTTGGAGTTAAATAACAGGAACTGTACCTGAAATATTTAGTAGCATTTAGAATAAATGCATTTACCTCTTCCAGGGGAtcttgattctttttttgtttattgatGGTGAATTGTCCCTGGTTTTGTAGGACAGGCAGACCTGCAGAACCTTTGCTCACTGCTTCCTTAGATTGCTACTGCGGTTTATTTGAGCATCGTTTAAGAAGCAGTGACTTCGTGGATGTCCCctgccttctgtttgttttgttaggAGTAAGCACTTACCCTGTAGTATTAGTGATCCTCTTTCAGTAAGAGACATGGTATGCATTTTGTTGCTTGTCTTTTTTCTGCTAAACTTTAAACTCTCCTGTCGCACAGTTCCTGAGGAGATCAGTGTTGCATTTGCTGTGATTTAGAAAAGGTTATCCATGCATAGGCTTCGGTCAGTTATGGCTTGTTTTGAAGTGGTGTTTGCAGCTTAAATTCTTCCTTAGCATAGATCTTAACTAAGTAAAACACaactcttaattttttaatttatcagctTGAAGAGCAACAAACTAACTACTCTTAATGTGTCATCTGATCCAATGCCTTGGTGTATTGCAGCACTGTTGCTGCCAAGAGCTACTTGAGAAATTTCAAATGTGGTTCGTTCTTAGGTCCTACAGAAGGCTAACTATAAAAAGATCAATTGAGGAACTGAAGAAACCAGTGAGGAACTAGAGAGTTTTAGATTGATCTTTTCACCCCTTCCCCTTGAAGAAAACTTGCTGCTGCACATGTTGTATTGGGTCTGAATTTATGGTGCAAAATTTCTGTAATTCAACAACGTATCAAGAGATTAGTTACTGGGTTTCAGCAGTCTTTTGCTCAGGCTTCACTGAGTAACTTCACAGCAGCACCTTCATGGTGATCTTAACAATTCTTTCACTTTATTGATATGTTTGAGTTGTAATACATTTGGTATTACCGCTGTTAGCGAGCCCTTAACCTCAAGAGTTGTCAGAAAGCTGTTGGCAGTAGTAAAGTCAGTTTCTATGCTAAGTAAGTATAAATAACAAATAGTAATGAGGCTAAGAATAAGCAGCGTACTGAAGAAAGTGGTCTGGAGTCTCTTTTCTGcctgccacaagtgggaaaggctgtctTTGCGGTGAGGTGATAAAAGGTGTGGATGAGGCACTGTAGAAGGAAAATGTATTGAAAGCAAAAAGACTTATGAGAGGctaaggaaaggaggaagaaagaagagatgaatgaagaaagaagagTCTGTGTGTTGGGGGAGGGATGTGATTGAAGAAGCTGGAGGGTGCGAGTAAAGTTAGTTAGTAAAACTTTGTCATGCATTACTCAAAAGAGAAGTAATTAGCTTGATGCTTATTTATCACAAAGCGTTTTTAATCTGTGTTTACTGGTTATAGTTCATAGCTGCATCGTAAGAATATACACTCTCCACCAAAATATAGCCAGCTACCTTACAGAGAATTAGAACAATCATGTACCAGTGAAGACATGAAACCtgtatttctaattaaaagtGTCCTCATTCAGAATGCCATTGCTTTAAATGGAATTTGACTAGTTCACACcttccacagaaagaaaagagctgtTTGGAATTTGCACTGACAGTTACTCAGAAGCTTAAATGTCTCTTGTAAGAGACTGCATCACCAGTGGCATTGGTGCCACAAAGCTAGGTCACGACTTCAGCTGAACAACTGTTCTTTGCCACAACCTGGTTTCCACATGATGTGCAGCCTTGTTTAACCTGTGAGATGCTATGGATATAAGGCAAAAGATGAAATCATCTTTCACAGCTTTGTAATAATACAGTTATCAGTTATGTAATGTGATATATAATAAGTATCTTCTTCAGGTGGTTGTTCAAATTACTTCCTTACAGCTATATTCTGCAGTGCTGGTTTTGCATGTTCCCATAAGgacatatttaattattttttttttactgagaagtACACTGCAGATTGATGTTACCATGTGAATTGTGTGGCTCTAgttattttctgtgcatttctctTTATCCCTTGTAGGTGGATCCAGATGAGTCTCATCCCAGGTTTGTCTCCTCAAATGGTGTTGATGACTGTTCTAGTTTTCCCTTGAGAATAACTTACTAAATTGTAAAGATGCCTTTCAAAACATGTATACTTTACTAACCTGTTGGTTGGTGCACTTGATCTGCGCTCATTTGCAttgtgtcttggttttgaggcGATTTGCATCTTCTCttgacaaattaaaacaatactTGCTAGTGTGGACAACCCCATGGTTAGAGCAGCCCAGGGGCAGTTCTTGCCTACATTGGCTACCGTACTGGTGGTGGAAGCTTACTAATTTCCAGAGGGATTTCGAAATTCATGACCTGTTTGGATTTTGAGTTCTGGATGCTGTTCCTAAATTTCTCAAAGAGAGTAGCAATATTTGCTTGCATCAATTCGGGAATAAACTCAGTTGAGATACTGCAAGCAAGATTTCATTTCGTTTGTTTTGAAGTAAGAACACGCTCGTCATTCTTTGAGGTTTTTAAACTATTACAGGCTGCCTCAGACATTCCTCGACAAAAAAGAACGCTGATGTGAAGTGTTTGCTGAGGAAATATTACTGCATgccagggtttgggtttttttttttctttctgctttt comes from the Chroicocephalus ridibundus chromosome 5, bChrRid1.1, whole genome shotgun sequence genome and includes:
- the CFAP97 gene encoding cilia- and flagella-associated protein 97, with the translated sequence MDRFEDVSDGEVDHAFFDSDFEEEKKKAEENGERIEEEEKKKAEENGERIEEEEKKKAEENGECIEEEEKKKAEENGECIEKGSTNAALADPDLVSNSKDAKCCEKESEEKQKDLQKDQPLENRADHLGDASSLSVSPVVENAGTSGVTSAASRGAQENIPAGIPKIVKEGEEDYYTDEEDSSDDGKKQKVRPKSAKQSNNIKKASKKYTNVSSSSSSSSSSSSSSSSSSSDTDCSDTDSDSCLSDSSHSSSKRNACRNALLSPKQKFKSAMKLAEGKPKLGDYLEESEDTVTDVTPLSTPDISPIQSFELAASNDKKLKIKRQENVNQELYDSEFDRRYSRKVLHDAMDLNQLLKAFLQLEKKEQKLTIDQPSKGTRKNYSFTNEEVRQIDRENQRLLKELSRQSAKPRRSTTLKKSAVPPPKLYHSALNRQKEQQRIERENLAFLKRLEAVKPTPGMRRSEQLMDYQRQMSYLNSSPAVRRGKSAFSQLSPSRGTSRASAVPSTMSQRNEKPVSDSASGALQRPKPTNVRAAWL